The following are encoded together in the Candidatus Neomarinimicrobiota bacterium genome:
- the groL gene encoding chaperonin GroEL (60 kDa chaperone family; promotes refolding of misfolded polypeptides especially under stressful conditions; forms two stacked rings of heptamers to form a barrel-shaped 14mer; ends can be capped by GroES; misfolded proteins enter the barrel where they are refolded when GroES binds) gives MSKYIEFDQEARGRLKVGVDVLANAVKVTLGPKGRNVVIDKKFGAPTITKDGVTVAKEIELDDPRENMGAQMVREVASKTSDVAGDGTTTATVLAQAIVTEGLKNVTAGANPMEIKRGIDASVLQVVEFLKNLSKEVKSNEEIAQVGTISANNDQTIGDLIAEAMDKVGKDGVITVEESKTMDTHLETVEGMQFDRGYLSPYFVTNAENMETLLEEALILIYDKKISTMKDLLPILEKTSQTGRPLLIVAEDVDGEALATLVVNRLRGTLKIAAVKAPGFGDRRKAMLEDLAILTGGTMVSEEQGYKLENVTLEYLGEAKTIIIDKDNTTIVDGAGDKEKLTARINEIKVQIENTTSDYDREKLQERLAKLAGGVAVLNVGAATEVEMKEKKARVEDALHATRAAVDEGIIPGGGVALLRAAQALELTLEGDQQLGVDILRRALEEPIRQISKNSGWEDSIVVQKVKEGEGDFGFDARAEDFKNLLKAGILDPTKVARAALENAASIAGLLLTTECAITDKPEPAAAGGPPMDPGMGGMGGMGGMGGMM, from the coding sequence ATGTCAAAATACATTGAATTTGATCAGGAAGCCCGCGGCAGACTAAAAGTTGGTGTGGATGTACTGGCTAATGCAGTAAAAGTGACGTTGGGACCTAAGGGTCGTAATGTTGTAATTGATAAAAAGTTTGGTGCACCGACCATTACCAAGGATGGTGTAACCGTTGCTAAAGAGATCGAACTGGATGATCCCCGTGAGAACATGGGAGCCCAGATGGTTCGCGAAGTTGCTTCTAAAACTTCTGATGTTGCTGGTGATGGAACTACTACTGCAACCGTTTTGGCCCAGGCTATCGTGACTGAAGGTTTGAAGAATGTGACTGCCGGTGCCAATCCCATGGAGATCAAACGCGGCATTGATGCCAGTGTGTTACAGGTTGTAGAATTTCTTAAAAACCTGAGCAAAGAAGTTAAGAGTAACGAAGAAATCGCCCAGGTTGGCACTATCTCCGCCAACAATGACCAGACTATCGGTGATCTGATCGCTGAAGCCATGGACAAGGTCGGCAAAGATGGCGTGATCACTGTGGAAGAATCCAAGACCATGGATACTCACCTGGAAACGGTTGAAGGTATGCAGTTTGACCGCGGTTACCTCTCCCCATATTTCGTGACCAACGCAGAAAATATGGAAACCTTATTGGAAGAGGCTTTGATCCTGATCTATGATAAGAAGATCAGCACCATGAAAGACCTGCTCCCCATCCTTGAGAAGACTTCACAAACCGGTCGTCCCCTGCTTATCGTCGCTGAAGATGTTGATGGTGAAGCCCTTGCTACGCTGGTTGTAAACCGTCTCCGTGGCACTTTAAAGATCGCTGCTGTTAAAGCACCTGGTTTTGGTGATCGTCGTAAAGCCATGCTGGAAGACCTGGCCATCCTTACTGGTGGTACCATGGTTTCTGAAGAGCAGGGTTATAAACTCGAGAATGTCACTTTGGAATATCTTGGTGAAGCCAAGACCATTATTATCGACAAAGACAATACGACCATTGTTGATGGAGCCGGTGACAAAGAAAAGCTGACAGCGCGTATTAACGAGATTAAAGTTCAGATCGAGAATACGACTTCAGATTATGATCGTGAAAAATTGCAGGAACGTCTGGCCAAACTGGCTGGTGGTGTTGCTGTGTTGAATGTTGGCGCTGCCACTGAAGTTGAGATGAAAGAGAAGAAAGCCCGTGTTGAAGATGCCCTGCACGCAACCCGTGCTGCCGTTGATGAAGGGATCATCCCCGGTGGTGGTGTTGCTCTCCTGAGAGCCGCACAGGCCTTAGAGCTTACTCTGGAAGGTGACCAGCAGCTTGGTGTAGATATTCTGCGTCGTGCTCTGGAAGAGCCGATCCGTCAGATCTCCAAAAACTCCGGTTGGGAAGATTCAATCGTGGTTCAGAAGGTCAAAGAGGGTGAAGGTGATTTTGGTTTTGATGCACGTGCAGAAGATTTCAAGAATCTGCTGAAAGCCGGTATCCTGGATCCAACGAAGGTTGCCCGGGCTGCCCTTGAGAATGCTGCTTCAATCGCAGGTCTCTTGCTGACAACGGAATGTGCCATTACCGATAAGCCTGAACCTGCTGCAGCCGGTGGTCCTCCAATGGATCCAGGCATGGGTGGTATGGGCGGTATGGGTGGTATGGG